Proteins encoded together in one Variovorax paradoxus EPS window:
- a CDS encoding PAS domain-containing protein: protein MSLGVAAVVLAATFAVATVALQFVKTSMRESIAQEEFARVSALADAVDQKFISRRTLLKTFGDSVEALALADAAPLQAFLERHASLREAFDNVAFIDMDGNLVANLSNAGQVRRINVKDRAYFRDTVASKEGVISEPYRNRLNGLAQVAITEPVLDSEGRVQFVISGSINLKERNILGDLASVRFGETGYLFITTTNGIVVDHPREERVLEAASPQTARNPEIERAIRGFEGATEGVNREGVHGLYAFRRLRQADWIMGAMYPRDEAFAHVDAIERAAWAGAFVLALLAGAIALAVVRQQLKPLTALHRHMLRAQAAPTEVTALRRYTNDEIGDLSRTFDRLIRQRQADEKFLRDITDNLPAMVSHADAQGRYTFVNARLCEKLGQSAAQLIGQPVQSMRSPGDDAALEAGLQRVAVGESVSLERRDASGPGAQERFFQTDLIPDLDHAGQYRGYYAMTFDVTERKRIEVSLAHSEAKVRIIADNIPALVSHVDASLNYTFVNAHIRALHRNDSMVGQSMPEARGAADFAVVEPYIRRALAGETVVVEKKGDPARGIGERTYKAHYIPDQDASGAVQGVFAMTFDITDEVNVRKALTEQEKRLRDVTDSIPALVGYFDTEENCLYANSRARQMADHGDRPLDGVTLRSALGESMYAQHAPYIPVVLAGKQVRFPLHAPLHGKDGHFQAHLIPDKDLDGRVLGFYLMTFNITALKQAELQRADSENRLRTITDNLPALITYIDREENVTFANATHREWFGLEPSQLLGRPLHDVVGHGVYQKRKALIDRALAGERVEFEDQTPAVGAGRVARISLVPDIGADGATNGIFSLCLDITALKAVESQLIELARLDTLTGLPNRLAFNELLPAALLRAQRTGSAMALMFLDIDAFKTINDTLGHASGDSVLVEYANRLRSSVRATDIVARLAGDEFVVVLENLPARDAAAGVAQKILAQIRAPAFRLDSQPLQVTTSIGIAFRLGGDAPVTAEELLAHADSALYAAKSAGRNRFEFSD from the coding sequence ATGAGCCTTGGCGTGGCTGCAGTGGTGCTGGCAGCCACGTTCGCCGTTGCCACGGTCGCGCTGCAGTTCGTCAAGACCAGCATGCGGGAGTCGATTGCCCAGGAGGAGTTCGCGCGCGTTTCGGCCCTGGCGGATGCGGTTGACCAGAAGTTCATCAGCCGGCGCACGCTGCTGAAGACCTTCGGCGACAGCGTGGAGGCGCTCGCGCTGGCGGATGCGGCGCCGCTGCAGGCTTTTCTGGAACGGCACGCGTCGTTGCGCGAGGCGTTCGACAATGTGGCCTTCATCGACATGGACGGCAACCTGGTGGCAAACCTCAGCAACGCCGGCCAGGTCCGCCGGATCAACGTCAAGGACCGCGCGTATTTCCGGGACACCGTGGCCTCCAAGGAGGGCGTGATCTCGGAGCCCTACCGCAACCGGCTGAACGGCCTGGCGCAGGTCGCCATCACCGAACCGGTGCTGGACAGCGAAGGGCGGGTGCAGTTCGTGATTTCGGGCTCCATCAACCTGAAGGAGCGCAACATTCTGGGCGACCTGGCGAGCGTCAGGTTCGGCGAGACCGGGTACCTGTTCATCACGACGACGAACGGCATCGTCGTGGACCATCCCCGCGAAGAGCGCGTGCTCGAAGCAGCCAGCCCGCAGACGGCGCGCAACCCCGAGATAGAGCGCGCCATCAGAGGCTTCGAGGGCGCGACCGAAGGCGTCAATCGGGAGGGCGTGCACGGCCTCTATGCGTTCAGGCGCCTGCGGCAGGCGGACTGGATCATGGGCGCCATGTATCCGCGCGACGAGGCATTTGCGCATGTCGATGCCATCGAGCGCGCCGCATGGGCGGGAGCCTTCGTGCTCGCGCTGCTGGCCGGTGCGATCGCATTGGCTGTCGTGCGGCAGCAGCTCAAGCCCCTGACCGCGCTGCACCGGCACATGCTGCGTGCCCAAGCCGCGCCGACCGAAGTGACGGCGCTGCGCAGGTACACCAACGATGAAATCGGCGACCTCTCGCGCACCTTCGACCGGCTGATTCGGCAACGGCAGGCGGACGAGAAGTTCCTGCGCGACATCACCGACAACCTGCCGGCCATGGTCTCGCATGCCGACGCGCAGGGCCGCTACACCTTCGTGAATGCCCGCCTGTGCGAGAAGCTGGGCCAGAGCGCCGCGCAGCTCATCGGGCAGCCGGTGCAAAGCATGCGCAGCCCGGGCGACGACGCGGCCCTCGAAGCGGGGCTGCAGCGCGTGGCGGTGGGCGAATCGGTCAGCCTGGAGCGCCGCGACGCATCGGGGCCCGGCGCACAAGAGCGCTTTTTCCAGACCGACCTGATCCCCGATCTCGACCACGCCGGGCAGTACCGCGGCTACTACGCCATGACCTTCGACGTGACGGAGCGCAAGCGCATCGAGGTGAGCCTGGCGCACAGCGAGGCGAAGGTTCGCATCATTGCGGACAACATTCCTGCGCTGGTGTCGCATGTCGACGCATCGCTCAACTACACCTTCGTGAACGCGCACATCAGGGCGCTGCACCGCAACGATTCGATGGTCGGCCAGTCGATGCCCGAGGCGCGAGGCGCGGCGGATTTCGCAGTCGTCGAGCCCTACATCCGGCGCGCCTTGGCCGGCGAGACCGTGGTCGTCGAGAAAAAGGGTGATCCTGCGCGCGGCATCGGCGAGCGCACCTACAAGGCCCACTACATTCCCGACCAGGACGCCAGCGGCGCGGTGCAGGGCGTGTTCGCGATGACCTTCGACATCACCGACGAGGTGAACGTGCGCAAGGCCCTGACCGAGCAGGAGAAGCGGCTGCGCGACGTGACCGACAGCATTCCCGCACTGGTGGGCTATTTCGACACCGAGGAGAACTGCCTCTACGCCAACAGCCGCGCACGGCAGATGGCAGACCATGGCGACCGGCCGCTGGACGGCGTCACGCTGCGCTCGGCGCTGGGCGAATCGATGTACGCACAGCACGCGCCCTACATCCCGGTGGTGCTCGCGGGCAAGCAGGTGCGCTTTCCGCTGCATGCGCCGCTGCACGGCAAGGACGGGCACTTCCAGGCCCACCTGATCCCCGACAAGGATCTTGACGGCCGCGTCCTTGGCTTCTATCTCATGACCTTCAACATCACCGCGCTCAAGCAGGCGGAGCTGCAGCGCGCCGACAGCGAGAACCGGCTGCGCACCATCACCGACAACCTGCCCGCGCTCATCACCTACATCGACCGCGAGGAGAACGTGACCTTCGCCAATGCCACCCATCGCGAGTGGTTCGGGCTCGAACCCTCGCAACTGCTGGGCCGCCCCCTCCACGACGTGGTGGGCCATGGCGTGTACCAGAAGCGCAAGGCCTTGATCGACCGGGCGCTCGCCGGCGAGCGCGTGGAGTTCGAGGACCAGACCCCGGCCGTCGGCGCGGGCCGTGTCGCCCGCATCAGCCTGGTGCCCGACATCGGCGCGGACGGCGCCACGAACGGCATCTTCTCGCTGTGCCTGGACATCACGGCCCTGAAGGCGGTGGAGAGCCAGCTGATCGAGCTGGCCCGGCTCGACACGCTCACGGGCCTGCCGAACCGGCTCGCCTTCAACGAGCTCCTGCCCGCGGCGCTCCTGCGGGCGCAGCGCACCGGAAGCGCGATGGCCCTGATGTTCCTGGACATCGACGCGTTCAAGACCATCAACGACACGCTGGGCCACGCAAGCGGCGACAGCGTCCTGGTCGAATACGCCAACCGCCTGCGGTCCAGCGTGCGTGCCACCGACATCGTGGCGCGGCTGGCGGGAGACGAGTTCGTCGTCGTTCTGGAAAATCTGCCTGCGCGGGATGCGGCGGCAGGGGTTGCACAGAAAATCCTCGCGCAGATTCGCGCACCCGCGTTTCGCCTCGACAGCCAACCGCTGCAGGTCACGACGAGCATCGGCATCGCATTCCGCCTGGGCGGCGATGCACCGGTCACCGCCGAAGAATTGCTGGCGCATGCGGACAGCGCGCTGTATGCCGCCAAGTCGGCGGGAAGGAACAGGTTCGAGTTTTCCGATTGA
- a CDS encoding ABC transporter permease, with translation MDSYALLLGSTLSAGTVLAIAALGLLINEKAGIVNLGAEGIMLCAAIAGFATVVTTHNPWLGFLAGMAAGALLAAFFGVLVIWLNTNQYATGLALSLFGVGFSAFAGINFVQAKLPESATYAIPVLADIPLIGPALFRHHPMVYFAVVLTFGLIWFLYRTRAGLVLRSVGESPESAHALGYPVRRIRFMAVIAGGALCGLAGAYLSTVYTPLWVEGMVAGRGWIALALTTFATWRPIRVLLGAYLFGGVSMLGFHLQSSGVDVPPQFLSMLQYIAPIVVLALISRNPAFIRINMPASIGKPFYPGS, from the coding sequence ATGGACAGCTACGCACTCCTTCTAGGCTCCACGCTGAGCGCCGGCACCGTCCTTGCCATCGCCGCGCTTGGCCTTCTGATCAACGAGAAAGCCGGCATCGTCAACCTCGGCGCCGAGGGCATCATGCTGTGCGCCGCCATCGCCGGCTTCGCGACGGTGGTCACCACGCACAACCCCTGGCTCGGTTTCCTCGCGGGCATGGCGGCAGGCGCATTGCTCGCCGCGTTCTTCGGCGTGCTGGTGATCTGGCTCAACACCAACCAGTACGCGACCGGACTCGCGCTCAGCTTGTTCGGCGTCGGCTTCTCGGCCTTCGCCGGCATCAACTTCGTGCAGGCCAAGCTGCCCGAAAGCGCGACCTATGCGATCCCCGTGCTGGCCGACATTCCGCTCATTGGCCCCGCGCTGTTCCGCCATCACCCGATGGTGTATTTCGCGGTGGTGCTGACCTTCGGGCTCATCTGGTTCTTGTACCGCACGCGCGCGGGCCTCGTGCTGCGCTCGGTCGGCGAATCGCCCGAGTCGGCGCATGCGCTCGGCTACCCGGTGCGGCGCATCCGCTTCATGGCGGTGATCGCGGGCGGCGCGCTCTGCGGGCTGGCGGGCGCGTACCTCTCGACGGTCTACACGCCGCTGTGGGTCGAAGGCATGGTCGCGGGCCGCGGCTGGATCGCCTTGGCGCTCACCACCTTCGCCACCTGGCGGCCGATCCGCGTGCTGCTGGGGGCGTACCTCTTCGGCGGCGTCTCGATGCTGGGTTTCCACCTGCAGAGCAGCGGCGTCGACGTGCCGCCCCAGTTCCTCAGCATGCTGCAGTACATCGCGCCGATCGTGGTGCTGGCGCTCATCTCGCGCAACCCCGCGTTCATCCGCATCAACATGCCGGCTTCCATAGGGAAACCGTTCTACCCCGGCTCATAA
- a CDS encoding BMP family ABC transporter substrate-binding protein — MNDLNKRSLLKLAALTAVASAALIGCGKKEEAAAPAAAPAPAPAPAAAAPAPAAPLNIAFAYIGPVGDGGWTFAHDNGRKALEKEFGDKIKTTFVESVPEGADAERVFRDMVGQGNKLIFGTTFGYMEPMLKVANDSKDVKFEHATGYKTADNMRTYDSRTYEGAYMAGIIAGAMTKSNTLGVVGSVPIPEVLRNINSFTMGAQSVNPKITTKVVWVNEWFSPPKETEAATALINGGADILFQNTDSPAVLKTAQEKGKRAFGWDSDMTAYGPKAHLGSATINWAPYYIKATQDALDGKWATGQAWWGVKEGAIDLVSIAEDVPAETKAKVEEVKKGLKDGSFAIWKGPILGQDGKEVVAKDAVADDKFLTGINFYVKGVEGKVPGGDKK, encoded by the coding sequence ATGAATGATCTGAACAAGCGCTCTCTGCTCAAGCTGGCCGCCCTCACGGCGGTCGCTTCGGCGGCCCTGATCGGCTGCGGCAAGAAAGAAGAAGCGGCAGCACCGGCCGCGGCCCCCGCGCCCGCTCCGGCACCAGCGGCAGCCGCACCGGCTCCGGCAGCGCCGCTCAACATCGCATTCGCATACATCGGCCCGGTGGGCGACGGCGGCTGGACCTTCGCGCACGACAACGGCCGCAAGGCGCTCGAGAAGGAATTCGGCGACAAGATCAAGACCACCTTCGTGGAAAGCGTGCCCGAAGGCGCCGACGCCGAGCGCGTGTTCCGCGACATGGTCGGCCAGGGCAACAAGCTGATCTTCGGCACCACCTTCGGCTACATGGAGCCGATGCTCAAGGTCGCCAACGACAGCAAGGACGTGAAGTTCGAGCACGCCACCGGCTACAAGACCGCCGACAACATGCGCACCTACGACAGCCGCACCTACGAAGGCGCGTACATGGCCGGCATCATTGCCGGTGCCATGACCAAGAGCAACACGCTCGGCGTCGTCGGCTCGGTGCCGATTCCCGAGGTGCTGCGCAACATCAACAGCTTCACGATGGGCGCGCAATCGGTCAACCCGAAGATCACCACCAAGGTCGTGTGGGTCAACGAATGGTTCAGCCCGCCGAAGGAAACCGAAGCGGCCACCGCGCTCATCAACGGCGGCGCCGACATCCTGTTCCAGAACACCGACTCGCCCGCCGTGCTCAAGACGGCGCAAGAGAAGGGCAAGCGCGCCTTCGGCTGGGATTCGGACATGACCGCCTACGGCCCCAAGGCCCACCTCGGCTCGGCCACCATCAACTGGGCGCCGTACTACATCAAGGCCACGCAGGACGCGCTCGACGGCAAGTGGGCGACCGGCCAAGCCTGGTGGGGCGTGAAGGAAGGCGCCATCGACCTCGTGTCGATCGCCGAAGACGTGCCGGCCGAAACCAAGGCCAAGGTCGAGGAAGTGAAAAAGGGCCTGAAGGACGGCAGCTTCGCGATCTGGAAGGGCCCGATCCTCGGCCAGGACGGCAAGGAAGTCGTCGCCAAGGACGCGGTGGCCGACGACAAATTCCTGACCGGCATCAACTTCTACGTCAAGGGCGTCGAAGGCAAGGTGCCCGGCGGCGACAAGAAGTAA
- a CDS encoding EAL domain-containing protein, whose product MSATAPNLADACFPGFGSAFTMAFQPIVDVARREIFAHEALVRGLSGQGAMEVLASIGSSQRFAFHEACRVKAIEMAAGLGMASRLSLNVLPNDVAGRPECFRTAMAAAEHCNFPVSRLMFEVTEGERTIDLPGLAAIFQDFRHHGFTSAIDDFGAAYAGFGMLAAFQPDVLKIDMSLVRNIHADPVRLAIVRGFVATCDELNIRVIAEGVEMLEEVDALHALGVDLFQGYFFARPAIAALPAVAWGTA is encoded by the coding sequence ATGTCCGCGACAGCCCCAAACCTCGCCGATGCCTGCTTTCCCGGCTTCGGCTCGGCGTTCACCATGGCGTTCCAGCCGATCGTGGATGTCGCGCGCCGCGAGATCTTCGCGCACGAAGCGCTGGTGCGCGGCCTCTCGGGACAAGGCGCGATGGAGGTGCTCGCCAGCATCGGCTCCTCGCAGCGCTTTGCGTTTCACGAGGCCTGCCGGGTAAAGGCCATCGAGATGGCGGCAGGGCTGGGCATGGCATCCAGGCTCAGCCTCAACGTGCTGCCCAACGATGTGGCCGGCCGGCCCGAGTGCTTTCGCACCGCCATGGCCGCCGCGGAGCATTGCAATTTTCCGGTGAGCCGCCTGATGTTCGAAGTCACCGAGGGCGAGCGGACGATCGACCTGCCCGGCCTCGCGGCCATCTTCCAGGACTTCAGGCACCACGGTTTCACCTCGGCCATCGACGATTTCGGTGCCGCCTATGCAGGCTTCGGGATGCTTGCCGCGTTCCAGCCCGACGTCTTGAAGATCGACATGAGCCTGGTGCGGAACATCCATGCCGACCCGGTTCGGCTGGCCATCGTGAGAGGCTTCGTCGCCACCTGCGACGAGCTGAACATCCGGGTGATCGCCGAAGGCGTCGAGATGCTGGAAGAGGTCGACGCCCTTCACGCGCTGGGCGTAGACCTGTTCCAGGGCTACTTCTTCGCAAGGCCCGCCATTGCCGCATTGCCGGCGGTGGCATGGGGCACCGCCTGA
- a CDS encoding ABC transporter permease, producing the protein MLKLEPRPELSRFWTFASPILALLITVLIGVALFAALGKDPVKGLMVFFYEPIKNGYALGELMIKATPLLIIALGLAVCFRSNVWNIGAEGQFVFGAIVAGGVALLADKNTGSWIVVAILVAGTLGGMVWAGIVAFLRDKFNANEILVSLMLVYVATLLLSYMVFGPWKDPQGYNFPQSKTFEAVTQIPRLFKGSRVSIGLIIALVGVGALWVFLFRTRAGFAQQVGGLAPAAARYAGFSARRAVWIALLTSGGAAGLAGALEVAGPLGQLTPYVPAGYGFAAIIVAFVGRLHPVGMVFSAILMSMFYIGGELAQSRLGLPKSLTGVFQGLLLFTLLACDTLIAYRIRRKAAAKAILATSSLQASTPLTAPVARSNEGAL; encoded by the coding sequence ATGCTTAAGCTCGAACCCCGCCCGGAGCTTTCGCGCTTCTGGACTTTTGCCTCGCCGATCCTGGCGCTGCTCATCACGGTGCTGATCGGCGTGGCTCTGTTCGCCGCACTCGGCAAGGACCCGGTCAAGGGCCTGATGGTGTTCTTCTACGAGCCCATCAAGAACGGCTATGCGCTCGGCGAGCTGATGATCAAGGCGACGCCGCTGCTGATCATCGCGCTGGGCCTCGCGGTGTGCTTCCGCTCCAACGTGTGGAACATCGGCGCCGAGGGGCAGTTCGTGTTCGGCGCCATCGTCGCGGGCGGCGTGGCGCTTCTGGCCGACAAGAACACCGGTTCGTGGATCGTCGTCGCCATCCTCGTCGCGGGCACGCTCGGCGGCATGGTGTGGGCGGGCATCGTGGCGTTCCTGCGCGACAAGTTCAACGCCAACGAAATCCTCGTGAGCCTGATGCTGGTCTACGTGGCCACGCTGCTCCTGAGCTACATGGTCTTCGGCCCGTGGAAGGACCCGCAGGGCTACAACTTCCCGCAGTCCAAGACCTTCGAGGCGGTCACGCAGATTCCTCGGCTCTTCAAGGGCTCGCGCGTGAGCATCGGGTTGATCATTGCGCTCGTGGGCGTCGGTGCGCTGTGGGTCTTCCTGTTCCGCACGCGCGCAGGCTTCGCGCAGCAGGTCGGCGGCCTAGCCCCGGCGGCGGCGCGCTATGCCGGCTTTTCGGCACGGCGCGCGGTGTGGATCGCGCTGCTCACCTCGGGCGGCGCGGCGGGTCTTGCCGGTGCGCTCGAGGTCGCCGGGCCGCTCGGCCAGCTCACGCCGTATGTGCCGGCCGGCTACGGCTTCGCGGCCATCATCGTGGCCTTCGTCGGGCGGCTGCATCCCGTGGGCATGGTGTTCTCGGCCATCCTCATGAGCATGTTCTACATCGGCGGCGAACTGGCGCAATCGCGCCTCGGCTTGCCCAAGTCGCTGACCGGCGTGTTCCAGGGCCTCTTGCTCTTCACGCTGCTGGCTTGCGACACGCTCATCGCGTACCGCATCCGCCGGAAGGCCGCGGCGAAAGCCATCCTCGCGACGAGCTCGCTGCAAGCCAGCACGCCGCTGACCGCGCCTGTTGCACGGTCGAACGAAGGAGCCCTCTGA
- a CDS encoding ABC transporter ATP-binding protein has product MTTPRLQLAHITKRYPAVVANSDISLAVAPGEIHAVLGENGAGKSTLMKIIYGSVKPDEGTVTFDGQAVNLRNPQQARALGISMVFQHFSLFDTLTVAENVWLGLDKSLQLAEVARSITAKASEYGLDIDPSRPVHTLSVGEMQRVEIIRALLTNPKLLILDEPTSVLTPQAVVKLFTVLNKLASEGCSILYISHKLHEIRELCTACTVLRGGKVTGVCNPQNESNESLSRLMIGSEPPPLQHRPVHAGAVALRVKGLTLAREDQFGVDLDGISFEVRAGEVVGIAGVSGNGQKELLYTLSGEDVRADASMVQVFDKPAGRLRPRARRALGLHFVPEERLGRGAVPTLGLAHNLLLTRSNAVGKGGWIRTAALEKHAKGIIERFNVKAGGPNAAARSLSGGNLQKFIVGREIDANPKLFIVSQPTWGVDVGAAALIRGEILALRDAGCAVLVVSEELDELFDISDRLHVIAKGRLSPSIDRAAATLPQIGEWMSGLWNKEAAHA; this is encoded by the coding sequence TCCCGCGGTGGTGGCCAACAGCGACATCTCGCTGGCCGTTGCCCCCGGCGAAATCCATGCCGTTCTCGGCGAGAACGGCGCGGGCAAATCGACGCTGATGAAGATCATCTACGGCTCGGTCAAGCCCGACGAAGGCACCGTCACCTTCGACGGCCAGGCCGTCAACCTGCGCAACCCGCAGCAGGCGAGGGCGCTGGGCATCAGCATGGTGTTCCAGCACTTCAGCCTGTTCGACACGCTCACCGTGGCCGAGAACGTGTGGCTGGGCCTCGACAAATCGCTGCAGTTGGCCGAAGTGGCCCGCAGCATCACCGCCAAGGCGAGCGAATACGGCCTCGACATCGATCCCTCGCGCCCCGTGCACACGCTCTCGGTGGGCGAGATGCAGCGGGTCGAAATCATCCGCGCGCTGCTCACCAACCCCAAGCTCCTGATCCTGGACGAGCCGACCTCGGTGCTCACGCCGCAGGCGGTCGTCAAGCTCTTCACGGTGCTCAACAAGCTGGCCTCCGAGGGCTGCAGCATCCTCTACATCAGCCACAAGCTGCATGAGATCCGGGAGCTGTGCACCGCCTGCACGGTGCTGCGCGGCGGCAAGGTGACCGGCGTGTGCAATCCGCAGAACGAGAGCAACGAATCGCTCTCACGGCTGATGATCGGCAGCGAGCCTCCGCCCTTGCAGCACCGCCCGGTGCATGCGGGCGCCGTGGCGCTGCGCGTGAAGGGGCTCACGCTGGCGCGCGAAGACCAGTTCGGCGTCGACCTCGATGGCATCTCGTTCGAGGTGCGAGCCGGCGAAGTGGTCGGCATTGCGGGTGTCTCCGGCAACGGCCAGAAGGAACTGCTCTACACGCTCTCGGGCGAAGACGTACGCGCCGACGCCTCGATGGTCCAGGTGTTCGACAAGCCCGCCGGCCGTCTCAGGCCGCGCGCACGCCGCGCACTGGGCCTGCACTTCGTGCCCGAGGAGCGCCTCGGCCGCGGCGCCGTGCCGACGCTGGGGCTCGCGCACAACCTGCTGCTCACGCGCAGCAATGCGGTGGGCAAGGGTGGATGGATTCGCACCGCCGCACTCGAAAAGCACGCCAAGGGAATCATCGAGCGCTTCAACGTCAAGGCGGGCGGCCCGAATGCGGCGGCGCGTTCGCTCTCGGGCGGCAACCTGCAGAAGTTCATCGTCGGCCGCGAGATCGACGCCAACCCCAAGCTCTTCATCGTCTCGCAGCCCACCTGGGGCGTGGACGTAGGCGCGGCCGCGCTGATCCGCGGCGAGATCCTCGCGCTGCGCGATGCCGGCTGCGCGGTGCTGGTGGTGAGCGAAGAGCTCGACGAGCTGTTCGACATCAGCGACCGCCTGCACGTCATCGCCAAGGGTCGGCTCTCTCCGTCCATCGACCGCGCTGCGGCCACGCTGCCGCAGATCGGCGAATGGATGAGCGGACTCTGGAACAAGGAAGCGGCCCATGCTTAA
- a CDS encoding GspE/PulE family protein: MSSAEVTTPEQLLTELDAQTRMPIAQIGQTLMSLGMVTAAQLQGGLVQQQLAPTVPLGEMLVRMGLINRAQLQAALVHKMGYPLVNLHLFAPSAEALRKIGHSAAQRLQVMPLMLHEGRLVLALDDPSNRRSAIDEVEFIAQSKVIPVVGKCLDLDGVLHKAYEKLGDPATPRPASFDPMRPLEFDMAGTSELLETLEKEGRSIASTEAPIEQSDNSLVRMINSMILEAHREGASDIHVESSPGDEKTRIRFRRDGRLYTYLELPSSYRNAVVARIKIMCDLDISEKRKPQDGKINFSKYSPQHRIELRVATIPTSNGLEDVVMRILASAKPIAMNALGLSPRNLAQLTQAVERPYGMVLCVGPTGSGKTTTLHSALMHINTPERKIWTAEDPIEITQAGLRQVQVNPRIDWTFAKALRAFVRADPDVIMVGEIRDEETARTAIEASLTGHLVLSTLHTNSAPETVTRLLDMGMDPFNFADSLLAVLAQRLVRRLCTQCTTSSPASPEKVEELLADYMHAFGAEATPAEREAVRGDWIARHGHGGHLHTFTSTGCPHCGDTGFKGRVGIHELMVVSRTLRRLVQNGARAEELQEAALREGMRTLRQDGIEKVLAGQTTIEEVRATSNV; the protein is encoded by the coding sequence ATGTCATCCGCCGAAGTCACCACACCGGAACAACTGCTGACCGAACTCGATGCCCAGACCCGCATGCCGATCGCGCAGATCGGCCAGACGCTGATGTCGCTGGGCATGGTCACCGCGGCGCAGTTGCAAGGTGGACTGGTTCAGCAGCAGCTCGCCCCCACGGTGCCGCTGGGCGAGATGCTGGTGCGCATGGGCTTGATCAACCGCGCCCAGCTGCAGGCGGCGCTGGTGCACAAGATGGGCTATCCGCTGGTCAACCTGCACCTGTTCGCGCCGTCCGCAGAGGCCCTGCGCAAGATCGGCCACAGCGCGGCGCAGCGCCTGCAGGTGATGCCGCTGATGCTGCACGAGGGCCGCCTGGTGCTCGCGCTGGACGATCCCTCGAACCGGCGTTCGGCCATCGACGAAGTGGAATTCATTGCCCAGTCGAAGGTGATTCCGGTGGTCGGGAAATGCCTCGACCTGGACGGCGTGCTGCACAAGGCCTACGAGAAGCTCGGCGACCCGGCGACGCCGCGCCCGGCCAGCTTCGATCCGATGCGGCCGCTGGAGTTCGACATGGCCGGCACCAGCGAACTGCTCGAAACGCTCGAGAAAGAAGGCCGCTCGATCGCCAGCACCGAGGCGCCGATCGAGCAGTCGGACAACTCGCTGGTGCGCATGATCAACAGCATGATCCTGGAGGCGCATCGCGAAGGCGCATCGGACATCCACGTCGAAAGCTCGCCCGGCGACGAAAAGACCCGCATCCGGTTTCGCCGCGACGGCCGGCTCTATACGTACCTGGAGCTTCCGTCCAGCTATCGCAACGCCGTGGTGGCGCGCATCAAGATCATGTGCGACCTGGACATCAGCGAGAAACGCAAGCCGCAGGACGGCAAGATCAACTTCAGCAAGTATTCGCCGCAGCACCGCATCGAACTGCGCGTTGCCACCATTCCGACCAGCAACGGCCTGGAAGACGTGGTCATGCGCATCCTTGCATCGGCCAAGCCCATCGCGATGAACGCGCTGGGCCTCTCGCCGCGCAATCTCGCGCAGCTCACCCAGGCGGTCGAGCGCCCCTACGGCATGGTGCTGTGCGTCGGCCCCACGGGTTCGGGCAAGACCACGACGCTGCACTCGGCGCTGATGCACATCAACACGCCGGAGCGAAAGATCTGGACGGCGGAAGACCCGATCGAGATCACGCAGGCCGGCCTCCGGCAGGTGCAGGTCAATCCACGGATCGACTGGACCTTTGCCAAGGCCCTGCGGGCCTTCGTGCGCGCCGACCCCGATGTGATCATGGTGGGCGAGATCCGCGACGAGGAAACCGCCAGGACGGCCATCGAGGCCTCATTGACCGGCCACCTCGTACTTTCGACCCTGCACACCAACAGCGCCCCCGAAACGGTGACCCGGCTGCTCGACATGGGCATGGACCCCTTCAACTTCGCGGACTCGCTGCTGGCGGTGCTGGCACAGCGGCTGGTGCGCCGCCTCTGCACCCAGTGCACCACCAGCAGCCCCGCGAGCCCCGAGAAGGTCGAGGAACTGCTGGCCGACTACATGCATGCCTTCGGCGCGGAGGCCACGCCCGCCGAGCGCGAGGCGGTGCGCGGCGACTGGATCGCACGCCATGGGCACGGCGGCCATCTGCACACCTTCACCAGCACCGGCTGCCCGCATTGCGGCGATACGGGCTTCAAGGGCCGTGTGGGCATTCACGAGCTGATGGTGGTGTCCAGGACGCTTCGGCGCCTGGTGCAGAACGGAGCGCGTGCCGAGGAACTGCAGGAAGCGGCGCTGCGCGAAGGCATGCGCACGCTGCGTCAGGACGGTATCGAGAAGGTGCTGGCCGGGCAGACGACCATCGAGGAAGTGCGCGCGACCAGCAACGTGTGA